Proteins encoded in a region of the Paenibacillus sp. W2I17 genome:
- a CDS encoding M42 family metallopeptidase: MNEKTMDMFRTLTEFPSASGFERELRGWMKDKLSAYTDEFVQDRLGSLFGVLRGEESGPKVMVAGHFDEVGFMTTGITETGMVKFRPLGGWWSQAVLSQRLEIITPDRRITGVVGSTPTHLLDESQRNKPVDLNSMYLDIGADNRAEAESWGIHPGMQIVPICEFTPMANPKKIMAKAWDNRYGVGLALELVEALHKEKLPNTLYAGATVQEELGLRGARTAANLIQPDIFFALDCSAANDMTGDKQSFGHIGEGALLRIFDPGMFTHRGMVEYVQDTASSNQIKMQYFISPGGTDAGQVHLSGIGVPSTVIGICARYIHTSSSIIHTDDYDAAKELIVKLVKGLDRTTMNTIINNA, encoded by the coding sequence ATGAATGAAAAAACGATGGATATGTTTCGTACGTTGACGGAATTCCCTTCCGCATCCGGTTTTGAACGTGAGCTTCGCGGCTGGATGAAAGATAAGCTTTCCGCTTATACCGATGAGTTCGTCCAGGATCGCCTGGGGAGTCTATTTGGTGTATTACGCGGGGAGGAATCCGGTCCTAAAGTTATGGTAGCCGGACACTTTGATGAAGTTGGTTTCATGACTACAGGCATTACCGAAACGGGTATGGTCAAATTCCGTCCACTGGGTGGATGGTGGAGTCAGGCTGTACTGTCTCAGAGACTGGAAATCATCACACCTGATCGTCGGATTACCGGAGTGGTAGGTTCTACACCTACACACTTGCTGGACGAATCCCAGCGGAACAAACCTGTTGATCTGAATTCCATGTATCTTGATATTGGGGCAGACAATCGTGCCGAAGCAGAATCCTGGGGCATTCATCCAGGGATGCAGATTGTGCCGATCTGTGAATTCACACCTATGGCAAACCCGAAAAAAATCATGGCCAAAGCGTGGGATAATCGTTACGGCGTTGGACTTGCACTTGAACTGGTTGAAGCGCTGCACAAGGAAAAACTGCCTAACACGCTTTACGCTGGTGCAACGGTTCAGGAAGAACTGGGGCTTCGCGGTGCACGTACGGCGGCCAATCTGATTCAGCCTGATATCTTCTTTGCACTTGACTGTAGCGCGGCGAATGATATGACAGGTGACAAACAGTCGTTTGGACATATCGGAGAAGGCGCATTGCTTCGTATTTTTGACCCGGGTATGTTCACCCATCGCGGAATGGTGGAATATGTTCAAGATACGGCTTCATCCAATCAGATTAAAATGCAGTATTTCATCTCACCAGGTGGTACCGATGCAGGTCAAGTTCACCTGAGTGGAATTGGTGTACCATCAACAGTTATTGGTATCTGCGCTCGTTATATCCACACCTCTTCTTCCATCATTCATACGGATGACTACGATGCGGCCAAAGAGCTGATTGTGAAGCTGGTCAAAGGTCTTGATCGGACAACGATGAATACCATAATTAATAACGCGTAA
- the spoVAC gene encoding stage V sporulation protein AC, with amino-acid sequence MPAQSASGSEKKSSSLSMDEKEYKKVAKKHEPPRPILKNCLKAFLVGGTVCLIGQAIQEAFMAGFDMTSKEASSPTVAVMILISVILTCLGVYDKMAQWAGAGTAVPVTGFANSMCSAALEHRAEGLVLGVGANMFKLAGSVIVFGVVAAFVVGIVYAFLGFGGGHL; translated from the coding sequence TTGCCAGCTCAATCTGCATCCGGAAGCGAAAAAAAATCGTCGTCCCTGTCCATGGATGAAAAGGAGTACAAAAAAGTCGCAAAAAAACATGAGCCGCCTCGTCCAATCCTGAAAAATTGCCTCAAAGCATTTCTGGTTGGGGGTACCGTCTGTTTGATTGGACAGGCCATTCAAGAGGCTTTTATGGCCGGTTTCGACATGACATCGAAGGAAGCTTCCAGTCCTACGGTGGCGGTCATGATTCTCATATCGGTTATTCTAACCTGTCTCGGCGTTTACGATAAAATGGCTCAATGGGCAGGAGCAGGAACTGCTGTGCCGGTTACCGGCTTTGCCAATTCCATGTGTTCTGCTGCACTGGAACATCGTGCTGAAGGACTGGTGCTCGGTGTAGGGGCCAACATGTTTAAACTTGCTGGTTCCGTTATCGTGTTTGGTGTCGTGGCAGCATTTGTCGTAGGGATCGTTTACGCCTTTTTGGGATTTGGAGGTGGACATCTATGA